Proteins encoded by one window of Streptomyces sp. NBC_01571:
- a CDS encoding RICIN domain-containing protein, which produces MADVLRLGGPSMAAAAQDGLNQTPDKLHVLADRKNWERTPLAVAYTNDRDAAGKEMDALSAQQDAWQKPLEGLATPGGFTDTDFHWPPDGDKSFYSQTGLSAWVADRFWKTDSDFYDDATPKADDKTLKAVDQVGNPLYGKDPDPTGTTPTEWNRALAERSAFQWMHGGPATNAGADDARLFLSSGGFPHSAPQPGTPEYRIAVEDVKSRFAACGWRDPIDPDSVLGDITSTAAGEWQQEVTSQAVQRNQILGANKDAVNALSKGAKALSDMLGQSWDADHLTRWQDYWMPGGLGWVGDSPTVIEVHAAQDKCLDVQGGKKDNGTPVQVYTCNGSAAQKWVLLGSEDKLHLQNVNSLKCLDVAGNNTANGTNIQISSCKESTSQTWASELRGATSLKSVGTGKCLDLHTFDNGNDAKLYTCNDSAAQQFDIKPSGHNGTGQLDYPDKAQFTKATAGIAAAQAAAKKQLAVLKAQLAAGQKAATTSDTAVQAAYGVADGNGAPRGRGLLVGQQKDQVTQGAAAALAALEKAGETAEAATRASAGDSATIAQRALAQAAQSKAEFRKKAAETAELQAKAAADAAKAHRDDAKKDKETAEAKLTGALTAEGDAKAAAADAHAKRLAAEAEEKTARAEKENAAVKRSEASEHRKNAESEATKAKDAKDKAEASEKTAGDRRDDAVKAKDHAKSLRDDAWDAEQKADAARAKADAKEAYADSLDAGDAATAARAAADEADGHADDAETAATNARSEADAATQAAADADAAATRAEAAAKRARSDSDAAQADKLKADAAVKTATSAVADAIKASQDASAQAKAAVKLADEAEQHAKDAKTQANGANAEAAKALAAAAKAAGYAHVTAQAAVDAGAAAKRVADPANDAVQLGSAYVDTDSAAGLVVLTGQGSKTIADQQQAVADAHAKNAAAEAQAAKNLADQAKGDAKEAYQHAANAAGYASDARTYAKDALGYAADAAKAASAAAASLARTIDYDTQATIDAAAADKAASNAEGYAKDARDSADAAELDATAARSAATQAEQDAKDARAAATRADTAATEAEQAAKDADKYAKEAQEAADRTERAETNKEASKGSGTGIPGVFAVPDESTVKIVSSKQIGTCPPMPEAAFSGCDAAYDLVVTYEADFYLCTDDQAQATADGCPKSAWQFLQRATLKNIKIDGWTHKFTGKQIVEAGWQSLFGDTAGSILFHFFAADLMDCWHGDKSACAWSIATYVPVEGLLTPIARAVKALNTAAKTGVGFEDAWKALRTYNLSDEVIAGIAAKAVAALAKVCERTNSFPGTTRVLMADGTTKQIQDVRVDDAVLATDPESGRTESHSVTRTIYTSDDTDFADITINVGKARITATQHHPFWSPSAHRWIDAGDLKPGQTLRTSNGATVMVARVHRYHQLHSAYNLTVENLHTYYVLAGATPILVHNTACVNVAKVLAQLADKRVTTGRIFDSSGEEVFKEIEAGGGGALVDATDEYLRKYGTAIHPKAKYYPAAQHVESQYAMWMRQNGVTNSTVVMNNAEGVCGGPYGCLRAVKVILPEGSRMTVWYPGALKPEVIIGEAAAP; this is translated from the coding sequence ATGGCCGACGTACTGCGCCTGGGCGGCCCGTCGATGGCCGCGGCCGCGCAGGACGGCCTCAACCAGACGCCGGACAAGCTCCACGTCCTGGCCGACCGCAAGAACTGGGAACGGACACCGCTCGCCGTCGCGTACACCAACGACCGCGACGCGGCGGGCAAGGAGATGGACGCCCTTTCCGCTCAGCAGGATGCCTGGCAGAAGCCTCTGGAGGGTCTTGCGACGCCCGGCGGATTCACCGACACCGACTTCCACTGGCCGCCCGACGGCGACAAGAGCTTCTACTCCCAGACCGGTCTGTCCGCCTGGGTCGCCGACCGGTTCTGGAAGACCGACTCCGACTTCTACGACGACGCCACCCCGAAGGCCGACGACAAGACCCTCAAGGCCGTCGACCAAGTGGGCAACCCCCTCTACGGGAAGGACCCCGATCCCACCGGGACGACGCCGACGGAGTGGAATCGCGCGCTCGCCGAGCGCAGTGCCTTTCAGTGGATGCATGGGGGCCCCGCGACGAACGCGGGCGCGGACGACGCCCGTCTCTTCCTGTCCTCCGGTGGCTTCCCGCACAGCGCGCCGCAGCCCGGCACGCCGGAGTACCGCATCGCCGTCGAGGATGTGAAGTCCCGTTTCGCCGCGTGTGGTTGGCGGGATCCGATCGACCCGGACAGCGTGCTGGGCGACATCACCTCCACGGCGGCCGGCGAGTGGCAGCAGGAGGTCACTTCACAGGCCGTGCAGCGCAACCAGATCCTGGGCGCGAACAAGGACGCGGTCAACGCCCTGTCCAAGGGTGCGAAGGCTCTGAGCGACATGCTGGGCCAGTCCTGGGACGCCGACCATCTCACCCGGTGGCAGGACTACTGGATGCCGGGCGGTCTGGGCTGGGTGGGCGACAGCCCCACCGTCATCGAGGTGCACGCCGCGCAGGACAAGTGCCTCGACGTCCAGGGCGGCAAGAAGGACAACGGCACGCCGGTCCAGGTCTATACCTGCAACGGCTCCGCGGCGCAGAAATGGGTGCTGTTGGGCAGCGAGGACAAGCTGCACCTGCAGAACGTCAATTCGCTCAAGTGCCTGGACGTGGCCGGGAACAACACGGCGAACGGCACGAACATCCAGATCTCGTCGTGCAAGGAATCCACGTCGCAGACCTGGGCGTCCGAACTGCGCGGCGCCACCAGCCTGAAGAGTGTCGGTACGGGCAAATGCCTGGACCTGCACACCTTCGACAACGGCAATGACGCCAAGCTCTACACCTGCAACGACAGCGCCGCGCAGCAGTTCGACATCAAGCCGTCCGGCCACAACGGCACCGGACAGCTTGACTACCCGGACAAGGCGCAGTTCACCAAGGCGACAGCCGGCATCGCCGCCGCGCAGGCCGCCGCGAAGAAGCAGCTCGCTGTCCTGAAGGCGCAGCTTGCCGCCGGGCAGAAGGCGGCGACCACCTCGGACACGGCGGTCCAGGCCGCCTACGGCGTCGCCGACGGAAACGGGGCGCCGCGTGGCCGTGGTCTGCTGGTCGGGCAGCAGAAGGACCAGGTCACGCAGGGTGCCGCCGCCGCCCTCGCGGCGTTGGAGAAGGCTGGTGAGACGGCCGAGGCGGCCACCCGCGCCTCCGCCGGCGACAGCGCGACCATCGCCCAGCGGGCGCTCGCGCAGGCTGCCCAGTCGAAGGCCGAGTTCCGCAAGAAGGCCGCCGAGACGGCCGAGCTGCAGGCCAAGGCCGCCGCCGACGCCGCGAAGGCGCACCGGGACGACGCCAAGAAGGACAAGGAGACCGCGGAGGCCAAGCTCACCGGCGCGCTGACGGCCGAGGGCGACGCCAAGGCGGCCGCCGCCGACGCGCACGCCAAGCGGCTCGCGGCGGAGGCCGAGGAGAAGACGGCCAGGGCGGAGAAGGAGAACGCCGCCGTCAAGCGGTCCGAGGCCTCCGAGCACCGCAAGAACGCCGAGTCCGAGGCGACGAAGGCGAAGGACGCCAAGGACAAGGCGGAAGCCTCCGAGAAGACCGCCGGGGACCGGCGCGACGACGCGGTCAAGGCGAAGGACCACGCCAAGTCCCTGCGCGACGACGCCTGGGACGCCGAGCAGAAGGCCGACGCCGCCCGCGCCAAGGCGGACGCCAAAGAGGCGTACGCCGACTCCCTGGACGCCGGTGACGCGGCGACCGCGGCCCGCGCCGCCGCCGACGAGGCCGACGGGCACGCCGACGACGCCGAAACGGCAGCGACCAACGCGCGTTCCGAGGCCGACGCCGCCACCCAGGCGGCGGCCGACGCGGACGCCGCGGCCACCCGCGCCGAGGCCGCCGCCAAACGCGCCCGCTCCGACTCCGACGCCGCCCAGGCCGACAAGCTGAAGGCCGACGCCGCCGTCAAGACCGCGACCAGCGCGGTCGCCGACGCCATCAAGGCCTCCCAGGACGCCTCCGCCCAGGCCAAGGCCGCGGTCAAGCTCGCCGACGAAGCCGAACAGCACGCCAAGGACGCCAAAACCCAGGCCAATGGTGCCAACGCAGAGGCCGCCAAGGCACTCGCAGCCGCGGCGAAGGCGGCTGGCTACGCCCACGTCACTGCCCAGGCCGCGGTCGACGCCGGTGCAGCCGCCAAACGGGTCGCCGACCCGGCCAACGACGCCGTCCAGCTCGGCTCCGCCTACGTCGACACCGATTCCGCCGCCGGCCTCGTCGTCCTGACCGGACAGGGCTCGAAGACGATCGCCGACCAGCAGCAGGCCGTCGCCGACGCCCACGCCAAGAACGCAGCCGCCGAGGCCCAGGCCGCCAAGAACCTCGCCGACCAGGCCAAGGGCGACGCCAAGGAGGCCTACCAACACGCTGCCAACGCCGCCGGATACGCGTCGGACGCCCGCACGTACGCGAAGGACGCCCTCGGCTACGCCGCCGACGCCGCCAAAGCCGCATCCGCCGCCGCGGCCTCACTGGCCCGCACCATCGACTACGACACCCAGGCCACCATCGACGCCGCGGCCGCCGACAAGGCCGCCAGCAATGCCGAGGGCTACGCCAAGGACGCCCGCGACAGCGCCGACGCAGCCGAACTCGACGCCACAGCCGCCCGCTCCGCCGCCACCCAGGCCGAACAGGACGCCAAGGACGCCCGAGCCGCCGCCACCCGCGCCGACACCGCCGCCACCGAAGCCGAACAGGCCGCCAAAGACGCCGACAAATACGCCAAGGAAGCCCAGGAAGCAGCCGACAGGACGGAAAGGGCGGAGACCAACAAGGAGGCGTCCAAGGGGTCCGGTACGGGCATTCCCGGTGTGTTCGCCGTCCCGGACGAGTCCACCGTCAAGATCGTCAGCTCCAAGCAGATCGGCACATGCCCGCCGATGCCGGAAGCAGCCTTCAGCGGCTGCGACGCTGCATACGACCTGGTCGTCACCTACGAGGCCGACTTCTACCTGTGCACCGACGACCAGGCCCAGGCCACCGCGGACGGATGCCCGAAATCGGCGTGGCAGTTCCTCCAGCGGGCGACGCTGAAGAACATCAAGATCGACGGCTGGACGCACAAGTTCACCGGCAAACAGATCGTCGAAGCCGGATGGCAGAGCCTCTTCGGTGATACGGCCGGATCGATCCTGTTCCACTTCTTCGCCGCAGACCTGATGGACTGCTGGCACGGCGACAAGTCCGCCTGTGCTTGGAGCATCGCCACATACGTCCCGGTCGAAGGCCTGCTTACCCCGATCGCGCGTGCCGTCAAGGCACTCAACACGGCTGCCAAAACCGGAGTCGGGTTCGAGGACGCCTGGAAGGCGCTACGCACCTACAACCTGTCCGATGAGGTCATCGCCGGTATTGCCGCAAAAGCCGTTGCGGCTCTTGCCAAGGTGTGCGAGCGCACCAACAGTTTTCCCGGCACCACACGAGTGCTGATGGCAGACGGCACCACGAAGCAGATCCAGGACGTCCGGGTCGACGATGCGGTCCTCGCCACCGATCCCGAAAGCGGCCGTACCGAAAGCCACAGCGTCACCCGCACCATCTACACGTCGGACGACACCGACTTTGCCGACATCACGATCAACGTCGGCAAGGCACGGATCACCGCCACCCAGCACCACCCCTTCTGGTCGCCCAGCGCCCACCGCTGGATCGACGCCGGTGACCTCAAGCCCGGCCAGACCCTGCGCACCAGCAACGGCGCGACCGTCATGGTGGCTCGCGTCCACCGCTACCATCAGCTCCATTCGGCCTACAACCTCACTGTTGAAAACCTCCACACGTACTATGTGCTAGCCGGGGCGACCCCAATCCTCGTGCACAACACGGCATGCGTTAATGTCGCGAAGGTGCTGGCGCAGCTTGCCGACAAGCGCGTGACGACCGGTCGAATTTTCGATTCATCGGGCGAAGAGGTTTTCAAGGAGATAGAAGCCGGAGGTGGCGGCGCTCTCGTTGATGCTACCGATGAGTATCTGAGAAAATACGGAACCGCCATCCATCCGAAGGCCAAATACTACCCGGCTGCGCAGCATGTTGAATCACAATATGCCATGTGGATGCGGCAAAATGGAGTAACCAATTCCACGGTGGTAATGAACAACGCCGAAGGTGTATGCGGAGGTCCATACGGGTGCCTGAGGGCAGTCAAAGTAATCCTGCCGGAAGGTTCAAGGATGACTGTATGGTACCCTGGCGCACTAAAGCCGGAAGTCATTATCGGAGAGGCCGCCGCACCGTGA
- a CDS encoding helix-turn-helix domain-containing protein: MSRPSQPDDRVLARRRAVGVQIRRVREHHNLTQLDVCSRSGIDVATYSRIEMGHSSPLLDTLIRISDAIGCSLADLVS; the protein is encoded by the coding sequence GTGTCTCGTCCCTCCCAGCCCGATGACCGGGTCCTCGCCCGCCGCCGTGCCGTGGGCGTACAGATCCGCCGGGTCCGCGAGCACCACAACCTGACCCAGCTCGACGTCTGTTCACGGTCCGGGATCGACGTGGCCACCTACAGCCGCATCGAAATGGGGCACTCATCTCCCCTACTGGACACCCTGATCCGCATCTCCGACGCCATCGGCTGCTCGCTCGCCGACCTCGTCAGCTGA
- a CDS encoding helix-turn-helix transcriptional regulator produces the protein MANNRLKSARIAAGYRSQQDLADALGVGVRQVRRWESDTPPWPQGDAAHALTRALGQELEHLGFTPPDGIVPDRGRRTMLTVGAAAVGLAVVPAQAVAAMQPASVAADFQAVTRSHRRLYWSVAPATLHPSALAHATLGCALLPETAGQTRAAVAAALAETWLLAGRIEFFDMREPDRAGQTLLRALQAAGEADDVLLGAAILAHTAFIPAWAGDRDSAVERMVAARTYARRGPASAELLAWLDAVEAECETRCGNTRTALHLIGHAETVLAGGIEHSSPEWLDWFSGVRLAAFKGNTQLKAGHLPQARTTLLEVLDDLGPGADKQMTVVLGDLAAVEAAAGQPEAACEYAVRALDQLERTWYAMGMDRVREVRRALAPHQHERCVRDLDERLYGWSTTVSALSR, from the coding sequence GTGGCTAACAACCGTCTCAAGTCCGCCCGGATCGCGGCCGGCTACCGGTCACAGCAGGACCTCGCCGACGCCCTCGGCGTCGGCGTCCGCCAAGTCCGCCGCTGGGAATCCGACACCCCGCCATGGCCGCAAGGCGACGCGGCACACGCTCTCACACGCGCCCTCGGCCAAGAGCTCGAACACCTCGGATTCACCCCGCCGGATGGCATCGTGCCCGACCGTGGCCGCCGAACCATGCTCACAGTGGGCGCGGCCGCCGTCGGCCTGGCCGTCGTTCCCGCGCAGGCCGTCGCCGCCATGCAACCCGCCTCCGTCGCCGCCGACTTCCAGGCCGTGACCCGCTCACACCGGCGCCTCTACTGGTCCGTCGCCCCCGCCACGCTGCACCCATCCGCACTCGCCCACGCCACCCTCGGCTGCGCACTCCTGCCCGAGACCGCAGGCCAGACCCGAGCTGCCGTCGCGGCCGCACTCGCCGAGACGTGGCTCCTCGCCGGCCGCATCGAGTTCTTCGACATGCGCGAGCCAGACCGCGCCGGCCAGACCCTGCTCCGGGCCCTCCAGGCCGCTGGCGAGGCCGACGATGTGCTCCTCGGCGCGGCGATCCTCGCCCACACCGCCTTCATCCCCGCGTGGGCCGGAGACCGGGACTCAGCTGTCGAGCGGATGGTCGCCGCGCGGACCTACGCCCGCCGCGGCCCGGCATCGGCGGAGCTCCTCGCGTGGCTGGACGCAGTGGAGGCCGAGTGCGAGACCCGCTGCGGGAACACACGAACCGCGCTGCACCTGATCGGCCACGCCGAAACCGTCCTCGCAGGCGGCATCGAGCACTCGTCCCCGGAGTGGCTCGACTGGTTCAGCGGGGTCCGCCTGGCCGCCTTCAAGGGCAACACCCAGCTCAAGGCCGGACACCTGCCGCAGGCCCGCACCACGCTCCTCGAAGTCCTCGACGACCTCGGCCCGGGTGCCGACAAGCAGATGACCGTCGTCCTCGGCGACCTCGCCGCCGTCGAGGCCGCCGCCGGACAGCCGGAGGCCGCGTGCGAGTACGCGGTCCGAGCACTCGACCAGCTGGAACGCACCTGGTACGCCATGGGCATGGACCGGGTCCGGGAAGTACGGCGCGCCCTCGCCCCGCACCAGCACGAGCGGTGCGTCCGCGATCTCGACGAGCGGCTCTACGGGTGGTCGACGACCGTCAGCGCACTGAGCCGTTGA
- a CDS encoding HAD family hydrolase, whose protein sequence is MIRAVVFDVGECLVDETREYGTWADWLRVPRHTFHSMFGAVIAQGRDYREVFQEFQPGFDLYEQREARAAAGQPETFGEEDLYADVRPALTQLRADGLWLGIAGNQTIRAGTILRGLFSNDVDLIGTSDDWGASKPDIAFFDRVAEVVPFEVEEILYVGDRVDNDLRPAVAAGMPTALVRRGPWATIQWHGQEAKELPTFRVESLLELSGLIAHFNGSVR, encoded by the coding sequence ATGATTCGTGCGGTGGTGTTCGACGTCGGTGAGTGCCTGGTGGACGAGACCCGGGAGTACGGCACATGGGCCGATTGGCTCCGTGTCCCTCGGCACACTTTCCACTCGATGTTCGGAGCCGTCATCGCCCAAGGACGGGACTACCGCGAGGTGTTCCAGGAATTCCAGCCGGGCTTCGACCTCTACGAGCAGCGCGAGGCGCGCGCGGCCGCGGGCCAGCCCGAGACGTTCGGCGAGGAGGACCTGTACGCGGACGTTCGGCCGGCGCTCACGCAGTTGCGTGCGGATGGCCTGTGGCTGGGCATCGCGGGCAACCAGACGATCCGCGCGGGAACGATCCTCCGGGGGCTGTTCAGCAATGACGTCGACCTGATCGGTACCTCGGACGACTGGGGGGCGAGCAAGCCGGACATCGCCTTCTTCGACCGGGTCGCGGAGGTCGTCCCGTTCGAGGTCGAGGAGATTCTGTACGTCGGGGACCGGGTGGACAACGACCTGCGGCCGGCCGTCGCAGCTGGGATGCCGACCGCCCTGGTGCGCCGCGGCCCGTGGGCGACGATCCAGTGGCACGGCCAGGAGGCCAAGGAGCTCCCCACCTTCCGGGTGGAGAGCCTCCTCGAACTGTCCGGGCTGATCGCCCACTTCAACGGCTCAGTGCGCTGA
- a CDS encoding holin, producing the protein MASPSAPVETKVKAGSVLAYLASLAGLAVLGGVSNDPSLISGMPDALEPFVLALIPAAASWVAGWVAPHTPRSDV; encoded by the coding sequence ATGGCATCTCCCTCTGCTCCGGTTGAGACGAAGGTGAAGGCGGGCTCAGTCCTCGCCTACTTGGCCAGCCTCGCGGGCCTGGCCGTCCTTGGCGGCGTCAGCAACGATCCGTCGCTGATCTCCGGCATGCCTGACGCGCTGGAGCCCTTCGTCCTGGCGCTCATTCCGGCGGCTGCCTCGTGGGTCGCCGGATGGGTGGCGCCGCACACTCCCCGCTCGGACGTCTGA
- a CDS encoding N-acetylmuramoyl-L-alanine amidase — MAAPPAASTFLAMLRSEGLTVVEVGNWEAHNRNHKGPWGPVYGVMIHHTATSGTASTVEVCRAGRPDLPGPLCHGVIDKKGIVHLVGYGRANHAGLGDGDVLQAVIAETALPADNEADTDGNRHFYGFECENRGDGKDPWPEAQLLAIERVAAAICRHHGWTERSVIGHLEWQPGKPDPRGFTMSSMRARVGERLRPTETYTVQVGDSLWSIAVSHLGSGSRWTEIAALNKIRDAGALTPGQVLKLPKK, encoded by the coding sequence ATGGCTGCTCCGCCCGCCGCGTCCACGTTCCTCGCCATGCTCCGGAGCGAGGGCCTGACGGTCGTCGAGGTCGGCAACTGGGAGGCCCACAACCGGAACCACAAGGGCCCGTGGGGGCCCGTGTACGGGGTGATGATCCACCACACCGCGACCTCGGGCACCGCCAGCACGGTCGAGGTCTGCCGGGCCGGACGCCCGGACCTGCCGGGCCCGCTGTGCCACGGCGTCATCGACAAGAAGGGCATCGTGCACCTGGTCGGCTACGGGCGCGCGAACCATGCCGGCCTGGGCGACGGCGACGTGCTCCAGGCCGTCATCGCCGAGACCGCGCTGCCCGCAGACAACGAGGCAGACACGGACGGGAACCGCCACTTCTACGGCTTCGAGTGCGAGAACCGCGGCGACGGCAAGGACCCGTGGCCGGAGGCGCAGCTGCTCGCCATCGAGCGGGTGGCGGCAGCGATCTGCCGGCATCACGGCTGGACGGAGCGCTCGGTCATCGGCCACCTGGAGTGGCAGCCCGGGAAGCCGGACCCGCGCGGGTTCACCATGTCGTCGATGCGGGCCCGGGTGGGCGAGCGGCTGCGGCCGACGGAGACGTACACGGTGCAGGTCGGGGACAGCCTGTGGTCGATCGCGGTGTCCCACCTCGGCAGCGGCTCCCGGTGGACGGAGATCGCCGCCCTCAACAAGATCCGGGACGCGGGCGCACTCACGCCCGGCCAGGTCCTCAAGCTCCCCAAGAAGTGA